A window from Vigna angularis cultivar LongXiaoDou No.4 chromosome 7, ASM1680809v1, whole genome shotgun sequence encodes these proteins:
- the LOC128197835 gene encoding calcium-dependent protein kinase 29-like, giving the protein MGLGLFKALFCCSKVRQIEIEESWESSPEHRSKEDSGKRKAVVGEFGVEKKRSTPQTGAILGKPYVKIEQMYEMKKELGSGQWGVTYLCVEKTTQREYACKSIAKTKLVSAQEIEDVRREVMILQHLSGQPNIVEFRGAFEDRHSVHLVMELCSGGELFDRIIAKGNYSEREAATVTRQIVNVVHVCHFMGVMHRDLKPENFLLATNTDDAAVKATDFGLSIFIEEEYQTNIKEPRF; this is encoded by the exons atggggtTGGGGTTGTTCAAGGCGTTGTTTTGCTGTAGCAAGGTCCGTCAAATTGAAATCGAGGAGTCATGGGAGTCGTCTCCGGAGCATAGGTCGAAAGAAGATagtggaaaaagaaaagcagTAGTTGGTGAATTTGGTGTTGAGAAGAAGAGGAGCACGCCACAAACGGGAGCTATTCTGGGAAAACCGTACGTAAAGATAGAGCAAATGTACGAGATGAAGAAAGAGCTAGGAAGCGGGCAGTGGGGTGTGACTTATCTGTGCGTGGAGAAGACGACGCAGAGAGAGTACGCGTGCAAGTCGATTGCGAAGACGAAGCTGGTGAGTGCGCAGGAGATCGAGGACGTGAGAAGAGAGGTTATGATTCTGCAGCATCTGTCGGGGCAACCCAACATTGTGGAGTTCAGAGGGGCTTTCGAGGACAGACACAGCGTGCACCTGGTCATGGAGCTCTGCAGTGGAGGCGAACTCTTCGACCGCATCATTGCCAAAGGTAACTACTCAGAGCGTGAGGCGGCGACGGTGACGAGGCAGATCGTGAACGTCGTTCATGTCTGCCACTTCATGGGCGTCATGCATCGAGACCTCAAGCCAGAAAACTTCCTTTTGGCCACCAACACAGACGATGCTGCCGTCAAAGCCACTGATTTTGGACTCTCCATTTTCATCGAGGAAG AGTATCAAACAAACATCAAGGAACCTCGTTTCTGA